In Fluviicola sp., the sequence ATTCGAACTGCATGCACGCGCAATCCTCGGTTTGCCGATCCCATCAATCATTTCTTTGAAAAACGGAGCAAGCGCCGTGGTTCTGGCAGATAGAGAATCGGATAATATCCCAACTTTTTCCGGGTTGGAAGAAGTGCTCCAGGTCGAAGGTTCGGATGTGCGCATTTTCGGGAAACCAACCACGCGTCCTTACAGAAGAATGGCGGTTGTGTTGTATTCCGGGGACCAGGAAGTGACTCAGGTTACAGATCGGGCAAAAGAACTGGCGAAGAAGATCACGATCAACTATAAATAATCAGTGTGAGTGTGAGGGTGAGTTTGAGGAAAAAGAGTGTATGTTGAAACGTGTAGTAATCGTTGGCGGCGGGCCTGCCGGATTAATGGCAGCTACGCAGTTGCTGAAAAGTGACTGTGAAATCCTGGTGCTGGACCAAAAGGCAAGTGTAGGACGCAAGTTCCTGGTTGCCGGTGATGGCGGATTCAATCTCACACATTCTGAAACACCGGGTGAATTCCGGGAGAAGTATGATTCGGACTGGATCAAACAGGCTGTAAGGCAGTTCTCGAATAAGGACTGGATTAAATTCCTGAAACAAATCGGTATTGAGACGAAAGTGGGTTCTTCCGGGAAGATTTTTCCGGAGGATACTATTAAACCGATCCAGGTGCTGAATGCCTGGAAGCAGTTTTTGGAGCCGAAAGTGCAGTTTGTACTAAACACGCGCTTTCTGGACTTCGATGAAAAACAACTAATCGTGGACAAGGGCATTTCTACGCCGCTCGGCAATCCCGGAGAAACAGAAACAATTCCATTTGATTACCTGGTTCTGGCCCTGGGTGGAAAATCCTGGCCGGTTACGGGTTCGGACGGAGCATGGACTTCTGTTTTTGAGCAGAAAGGAATTGCCTTAAATCCTTTTCAACCCAGTAATTCGGGACTCGTTTTGTATGAGAACTGGCTGGGAGATTTGGAGGGAAAAATCCTGAAAAACATCCGGGTTTCCTGCGGTGATCAAAGTTGTTCGGGAGACATCGTATGTACCAGCTATGGTTTGGAAGGGAAACCGGTTTATGCGATCAACAGGGCTTTACGGGAAATGGAAAAACCGGTTTTCAAAGTAGATCTAAAGCCTCAAATGACCCGTGAAAAGGTGTTTGAAGTATTAAAAAAAGCAAAGAATCCATCACAGGGATTAAAAGAACTAAAGCTGGGTGAAGTAGCGGTGTTCTGGATCAAAAATTTCGTTTCCAAACAGCGGTTTTTAGATCCGAAAGAATTGGCTAAAGCCATCAAGGAATTTTCGATCGGCATCAAAGGTTTCCGGCCGATTGAAGAGGTGATTTCCTGCGCGGGCGGGGTGGCAGACTCCGAACTGTCGGAATCGGGAGAATTGAACCGTTTTCCGAACGTATTCGTTGCCGGAGAAATGATCGACTGGGATGCGCCTACCGGAGGTTATTTGATACAGGGATGTGTTTCGAGTGGATACGTTTCGGGCAAAGCCATAAAATTATCAATTATGAATTAAGTAATTATCAAGAATGCTCTTGATAATTGATACTTGAAGAATTGATAATTAATTACTAATTACTGATCGATCCGCGGCAAATTAATCTTCTCTTTTACAATAAAACCCGTCGGGAATTGCGCTGCAGTAGCTGCTTTGACCTTTTCTGCTTCCAATTGTGTTCTGAAATCACCGACCTTCAAAAAATAATGAGGCGCAACGAATTCCACGTAGGTGTCTACTTTCGGAAATTGTGCTGAAAAACGCGAACGGGAATCGTCAATCACCGATTTATTGGAGTCAAAAGCCAATTGAAGGCGGTAACCATTGATTTCGGGTGCCGTTGTGGCCGTTGAACCCTGACCCTGAGCACGCACCAAATCATCGATTCTACTATCTTTAACAATAGTAACCTGAGCATTTCCTGCATAGGAAATAATCAATAGCGCTGTCATCAAAATCACCTTTCTCATATCAAATAGCTTTTGGCAAAGTTAAGCGATTTTTTTTAGGCGCTCCATTCATGGTGTATTTGCTGGTTTCATTGAAAAAAAACCGGCCGAAAATTTACCTGTAAACCGGCCGAATCAGACGTAAGTGTTAGCAAATTAGGGGATTGTTAAGAAATGTGAAAGAAGGGAGTTATTTAGAATCATTTTAAATTAAAAAATCGGGTGCAGAAATTGTCATAAAACTGTCACAGAAACCCCTTATTCTTCTAAATTTGCCATCGTTAATTGCTGTGTTAACATAGTGTTGACAACATATTGTAGAAACAAAAATATCTAATAATCAGATGTTTAGAAGTATAAAACAATGGTGTATCGGTGCGCTTTCAACAGTTTTTGTTGTTGGTGCATTTGATAGTTTCGCTCAGGTTGATGGCGGAGCGTTATTTAAAGCGAAGTGTGCTACATGTCACTCCCCGCACAAAGATGGTACAGGTCCGAAACTGTTCGGAGTTCGTCAGAAATGGGCTGACGGCGGAGCAAAGGAAGGATCTATTTACCAGTGGGTAGCTAACTGGAGTGTTGCTGCTGCTTCAGATCCTTACGCTGCTAAAGTGAAGGATACCAAGCCAACGGCGATGAACACATTCCCGGATTTGGCTGGAAAGACAAAAGAAATCGATGCAATTTTTGATTGGGTTGATTCTCAGCCTGATCCTGCTGCTGCGGCTGAAGGTGGTGATGCTGCAGGTGCTGCTGCTACAACAACAGGTGAAGTAGAAGAAGAAGGCCTTTCCTGGGTTTGGATCCTGATGGGTGTTGTGTTCGTTGTAATTATTATGGCTGTTGGTGGTGTACGCCGTCAGTTGAGAAACGCAACGAAAGAGCACGACGGACAAACTGTGAATGATGATCTTTCATTCGGACAGGAATTCAAAGCGTGGGCCTGGAAATACAAGCGTTACGTTGGAATCGGTGGATTGGTGATTACACTTTCATTAATCGTTTCTTTATTCCTTTCCCTGTATTCAATCGGGGTGTTGGAAGATTACCAGCCGTCTCAGCCGATCGAATTCCCGCATGACATTCACGCAGGAAAAAACCAAATCGATTGTAAATACTGTCACAACTCTGCAATTGACGGAAAAACGGCAGGTATCCCAACTGTGAACGTTTGTATGAACTGTCACAAGCAGATCAACGGAAATACTCCTGAGCAACAAGAGAAAATCGCTAAGATTTACGCGGCAGCCGGTTACGATCCTGCAACTCAGAAATACTCCGGAAAAACAAAAGAAATTATCTGGAACAAGGTTCACGTTTTACCTGATCACGTTTACTTCAATCACCAACAACACGTAGTTGCCGGGCAAGTTGATTGTAAGCAGTGTCACGGTGATATGACAAAAATGAACGAAACTGCTAAAGTACAGCCGGTTTCCGAATTGAACAAGGTAGAAGGTAACATTCCGTTGACGAAAGCAACATTGACAATGGGATGGTGTATCGAATGTCACGCTGAGAAAGAAATCTCTGCGGGGTCATTGGATTCTAAAGGAAGCAATTATTACAATGAAATACATAACCGTTTGTTAAAAGACAGAAAATTATACAACAAGTTCCTTGAGGACAAGAAAATAACGGTTAAAGAATTAGGTGGTTGGGAGTGTGCTAAATGTCACTATTAATCAATCTCGAACAGTAGAACAAAGATTATGGCTATGTCAAAAAAATATTGGAAAGGTCTTGATGAATTGCATGAAACACCTGCATTCATTGAGTCAAGAGACCAGGAGTTTTCTCCGTCTGTTTCTGTTGACGAATTCTTAGGTGATGATCAACTTGCTGAGACATCAACGGCACGTCGTGACTTCTTGAAATTCTTAGGATTCAGTGTTGCAGCTGCTACAGTTGCGGCATGTGAGGCTCCGGTTACAAAAGCTATTCCTTACGTTGTTAAACCGGAAAACGTAACACCTGGTGTTGCTACCTGGTATGCGTCCACTTATTACGATGGAAACGCATATGCAAGTATTGTTGTTAAAACACGTGAAGGTCGACCTATTTATATTAAAGGAAACCGTGATTTCGGATTTACGCAGGGAGCTTTAACTCCTCAGATCGTATCATCCGTTCTTTCTCTTTACGATAACGCTCGTTTGAAAACGGCTCAGGCTAAAGGAGGGAAAGATATTTCATGGGATAAATTAGACGGTGCTGTTCAGGCAGAATTGGCTAATATCAAGAAATCAAACGGTAAAGTTGCTTTCGTTGCAAACTCGGTAATTTCTCCATCTATGCAAGGTGCTATCGTGGACTTGTCTACAAGTATCTTCGGAGAAGTGAAAGATGCAAACGGAATGGCAACGGTTCACCCGAATTTCAACTTCATCCAGTACGATGCGATCTCCTACGCAGGAATGCGTGAGGCAAACATGGAATCATTCGGAATGCGTGCAATTCCTGATTACGATTTCACACAAGCTAAAACGATCGTAAGTATCGGTGCGGATTTCTTAAGTACGTGGTTGCTTGGAAATGCATTCTCTGCTGATTACGGAAAACGCCGTAACCCGGACGGAGAGTGGATGAACAAACACTTCCAGTTCGAATCAACAATGTCTATCACAGGTTCAAACGCAGATTACCGCGGAATGATCAAGCCTAGTGAGCAGGCAAATGTATTGGCTTATATCCTTGGTAAATTCGGAGTGAATGCTGGAGTTTCTTCTGCTTTGCCGAAAGAAGCGCAGTCTGTTGCAGACGCTGCTGTAAAAGCATTGAAAGCTTCCAAAGGAATGTCAGTAGTTGTTTGCGGTTCCAATAACAAAGCCCTTCAGATCCTGACAAACAAATTGAACAGCGTATTGGGAGCTTACGGAAAAACAATCCGTTTCGACAAGCAATTGCAACTATTCCAGTCCGAAGATGCGAAAATGCAGAAACTGGTTTCTGATGTGATCGCCGGAAAAGGACCGGATGCAGTATTCTTCCTGGGAACAAACCCTGTTTACAACTTACCGAACGGTAAAGCGTTTGCAGAGGCACTTGAAAAAGTTAAGATCAGCGTTTCATTGTCCGGTTACGGAGACGAGACAGCTACAAAATGTACATACATTGCTCCTGACCACCATGCATTGGAATCCTGGATGGATTACAATCCGAAAGCGGGTCATTATGCAATTGCTCAGCCAACTATCCGTCCGTTATTCGATACAGCTTCCGCAATGGAGTCGCTATTGGTTTGGGCCGGAAAGAAACACCGTGGAGGAAAAGATTCACGTGTAGCTTATGAGTACATTCAAAAGAATTGGGAAATGTATGGTTTCCCGATGCAGACAAAATACACGGATTTCAATACGTACTGGGAGATGGCTATTCACAATAGCTGTAACGATGATTTCGTAATGCCGGGTGCTCCTGTAGTGTTCAACGACGCTGCAATGGGTAAAGTAGCAGGTAAATTACCGAAATCCGGAGCTCTTGAAGTAGTATTGTACCAAAAAGCAGGTATTGGAAACGGAGATATGGCGGGTAACCCATGGTTGCAGGAGATGCCGGATCCGATTTCTAAAGTGACTTGGGATAACTACATTACCATGTCGCCTGAGACCATGAGAAAAGAAGGTTACGCAACAACTTTCGACCAGGAGAATGGATTGAACACGGCAACTGTAAAAGTTGGCGGAGAATCCATCACACTTCCGGTTTACCCGTCACCGGGACAAGCAGCAGGTACTATCGGTATCGCTCTTGGATACGGACGCGGAGAAGGAAACGAGAACATCGGTAACGCGGCATTCGTAACAAAACAATACGGAGGTTTCGAAACAGATGCAAAAGGTAACCGCGTATCCGTTGGTAAAAACGCATACCGCTTCCTTACATGGGAAAACGGAACATACCAAAGTGATGTGATCGGATCTTTGACAAAAGCAGGATCAGATCTATATCCAATCGCAGCAACACAAATTCACCATACGGTAATGTCCCGTAACTCTATCGTTAGAGAAACAACTTTGGACATTTACCAAAACGAAGAGCCGGGAGCTTACAACCACAAGCACGTGTTACATACACATGAAGGTGAAGTTCCGATCTCAGAATTCGATTTGTGGGATGCACACCCGGTAGAAAATATTGGTCACCGTTGGGGAATGACCATCGACTTGAACCAGTGTTTCGGTTGTGGTGTTTGTATCATTGCTTGTCAGGCTGAGAATAACATCCCGGTAGTTGGTAAAGACGAAGTACGCAGAGGTCGTGAGATGCACTGGTTGCGAATCGACCGTTACTTTGCTTCCAGCGAAGAAGCTGCTGTAGGTACACGTAAAGATCCTGTTTTAGGACATTTGGATTACGTAGAATCAGAAATCCCTACTGCAAACCCGGCTGTAGTTCACATGCCGATGATGTGTCAGCAGTGTAACCACGCTCCGTGTGAAACGGTTTGTCCGGTTGCTGCAACAACGCACTCAAACGAAGGATTAAACCAAATGACTTATAACCGTTGTATCGGTACACGTTACTGTGCTAACAACTGTCCTTACAAGGTTCGTCGTTTCAACTGGTTTAACTACCCATCTTATAAGAAATTTACAGAAATCAACCCTGCTCAGGACGATTTAGGACGTATGGTATTGAACCCTGACGTTACTGTTCGTACTCGCGGTGTGATGGAGAAATGTTCATTCTGTGTTCAGAAAATCCAGTCTGTGAAATTAGAGGCTAAAGTTCAAAACCGTACGGTTCAGGATAGTGACTTCGAATCTGCTTGTTCAGATGCTTGTCCTGCCGGAGCTATCGTATTCGGTGACTGGAACGATGTAAACTCTAAGATCCGTAAAGTATCTGCAGATAAGCGTTCATACCAGGCTTTGGAAGAAGTAGGAGTGAAGCCAAATGTTTGGTACCAGGTGAAAGTTCGTAACAACGACAATGCTGAATTGGATAAAGTTGTTGCAGATGCCAAGAAAGCTGAGCACGCTGCTCATGCCGGACATGGTGAGCATGCTGCAAAGCATGAGCAACCGGGACATGGAAATAAAGTAAATCATTAATTGCTAAAAATTAAAGTCTAATGCATAAGGAAGCTGCAATTCGTGAACCCCTCATATTAGGTCACAAGACGTATCACGAGATTACCGAGGACGTATGTAAACCGATTGAGGATAAAGCACCGCGCATGTGGTACATTTTATTCGGTATCGCTTTAGTTATCGGATTATACGGAGTAGGATGTATCTTTTACTTGTTAGGAACAGGTATTGGAGTTTGGGGTCTTAACAAAACCGTTGGTTGGGCTTGGGATATCACCAACTTCGTATGGTGGGTAGGTATCGGTCACGCCGGAACCCTGATCTCAGCAGTATTGTTATTGTTCCGTCAAAAATGGAGAATGGCGATTAACCGTTCTGCTGAGGCGATGACAATCTTCGCTGTATTCATGGCAGGTTTGTTCCCGTTGATTCACATGGGTCGTTTATGGGTAGGTTACTGGACACTTCCATTGCCAAACCACTTCGGTTCATTATGGGTTAACTTCAACTCACCGCTACTATGGGACGTATTCGCGATCTCCACGTATCTTTCCGTATCACTGGTATTCTGGTACATCGGTTTGATTCCTGATTTCGCAACGATCCGTGACCGTGTGAAGAAGCCGATTCCAAAGAAAATGTATTCCATCCTTTCTTTCGGATGGTCCGGACGCGCGAAGCACTGGAACCGTTTCGAATTGGTTTCATTGGTATTGGCAGGTGTTGCTACACCGTTGGTATTCTCGGTTCACTCCATTGTATCCTTTGACTTTGCCACGTCGGTAATCCCGGGATGGCATACAACGATCTTCCCTCCGTACTTCGTAGCGGGAGCGGTATTCTCCGGGTTCGCGATGGTACAAACACTTTTATTGGTGATGCGTAAGGCCATGAAACTGGAGGCTTACATCCACACCAAGCACGTGGAGTACATGAACATCGTAATCATGGTAACAGGATCTATCGTAGGTACTGCATATATCACCGAGTTATTTATTTCCTGGTACTCAGGTGTTGAATACGAAGCATACGCTTTCTTCAACAGAGCAACCGGACCATACTGGTGGGCTTACTGGTCCATGATGACTTGTAACGTGGTTTCACCGCAGTTGAT encodes:
- a CDS encoding TIGR03862 family flavoprotein, with protein sequence MLKRVVIVGGGPAGLMAATQLLKSDCEILVLDQKASVGRKFLVAGDGGFNLTHSETPGEFREKYDSDWIKQAVRQFSNKDWIKFLKQIGIETKVGSSGKIFPEDTIKPIQVLNAWKQFLEPKVQFVLNTRFLDFDEKQLIVDKGISTPLGNPGETETIPFDYLVLALGGKSWPVTGSDGAWTSVFEQKGIALNPFQPSNSGLVLYENWLGDLEGKILKNIRVSCGDQSCSGDIVCTSYGLEGKPVYAINRALREMEKPVFKVDLKPQMTREKVFEVLKKAKNPSQGLKELKLGEVAVFWIKNFVSKQRFLDPKELAKAIKEFSIGIKGFRPIEEVISCAGGVADSELSESGELNRFPNVFVAGEMIDWDAPTGGYLIQGCVSSGYVSGKAIKLSIMN
- a CDS encoding cytochrome c3 family protein, encoding MFRSIKQWCIGALSTVFVVGAFDSFAQVDGGALFKAKCATCHSPHKDGTGPKLFGVRQKWADGGAKEGSIYQWVANWSVAAASDPYAAKVKDTKPTAMNTFPDLAGKTKEIDAIFDWVDSQPDPAAAAEGGDAAGAAATTTGEVEEEGLSWVWILMGVVFVVIIMAVGGVRRQLRNATKEHDGQTVNDDLSFGQEFKAWAWKYKRYVGIGGLVITLSLIVSLFLSLYSIGVLEDYQPSQPIEFPHDIHAGKNQIDCKYCHNSAIDGKTAGIPTVNVCMNCHKQINGNTPEQQEKIAKIYAAAGYDPATQKYSGKTKEIIWNKVHVLPDHVYFNHQQHVVAGQVDCKQCHGDMTKMNETAKVQPVSELNKVEGNIPLTKATLTMGWCIECHAEKEISAGSLDSKGSNYYNEIHNRLLKDRKLYNKFLEDKKITVKELGGWECAKCHY
- a CDS encoding TAT-variant-translocated molybdopterin oxidoreductase, which codes for MSKKYWKGLDELHETPAFIESRDQEFSPSVSVDEFLGDDQLAETSTARRDFLKFLGFSVAAATVAACEAPVTKAIPYVVKPENVTPGVATWYASTYYDGNAYASIVVKTREGRPIYIKGNRDFGFTQGALTPQIVSSVLSLYDNARLKTAQAKGGKDISWDKLDGAVQAELANIKKSNGKVAFVANSVISPSMQGAIVDLSTSIFGEVKDANGMATVHPNFNFIQYDAISYAGMREANMESFGMRAIPDYDFTQAKTIVSIGADFLSTWLLGNAFSADYGKRRNPDGEWMNKHFQFESTMSITGSNADYRGMIKPSEQANVLAYILGKFGVNAGVSSALPKEAQSVADAAVKALKASKGMSVVVCGSNNKALQILTNKLNSVLGAYGKTIRFDKQLQLFQSEDAKMQKLVSDVIAGKGPDAVFFLGTNPVYNLPNGKAFAEALEKVKISVSLSGYGDETATKCTYIAPDHHALESWMDYNPKAGHYAIAQPTIRPLFDTASAMESLLVWAGKKHRGGKDSRVAYEYIQKNWEMYGFPMQTKYTDFNTYWEMAIHNSCNDDFVMPGAPVVFNDAAMGKVAGKLPKSGALEVVLYQKAGIGNGDMAGNPWLQEMPDPISKVTWDNYITMSPETMRKEGYATTFDQENGLNTATVKVGGESITLPVYPSPGQAAGTIGIALGYGRGEGNENIGNAAFVTKQYGGFETDAKGNRVSVGKNAYRFLTWENGTYQSDVIGSLTKAGSDLYPIAATQIHHTVMSRNSIVRETTLDIYQNEEPGAYNHKHVLHTHEGEVPISEFDLWDAHPVENIGHRWGMTIDLNQCFGCGVCIIACQAENNIPVVGKDEVRRGREMHWLRIDRYFASSEEAAVGTRKDPVLGHLDYVESEIPTANPAVVHMPMMCQQCNHAPCETVCPVAATTHSNEGLNQMTYNRCIGTRYCANNCPYKVRRFNWFNYPSYKKFTEINPAQDDLGRMVLNPDVTVRTRGVMEKCSFCVQKIQSVKLEAKVQNRTVQDSDFESACSDACPAGAIVFGDWNDVNSKIRKVSADKRSYQALEEVGVKPNVWYQVKVRNNDNAELDKVVADAKKAEHAAHAGHGEHAAKHEQPGHGNKVNH
- the nrfD gene encoding NrfD/PsrC family molybdoenzyme membrane anchor subunit encodes the protein MHKEAAIREPLILGHKTYHEITEDVCKPIEDKAPRMWYILFGIALVIGLYGVGCIFYLLGTGIGVWGLNKTVGWAWDITNFVWWVGIGHAGTLISAVLLLFRQKWRMAINRSAEAMTIFAVFMAGLFPLIHMGRLWVGYWTLPLPNHFGSLWVNFNSPLLWDVFAISTYLSVSLVFWYIGLIPDFATIRDRVKKPIPKKMYSILSFGWSGRAKHWNRFELVSLVLAGVATPLVFSVHSIVSFDFATSVIPGWHTTIFPPYFVAGAVFSGFAMVQTLLLVMRKAMKLEAYIHTKHVEYMNIVIMVTGSIVGTAYITELFISWYSGVEYEAYAFFNRATGPYWWAYWSMMTCNVVSPQLMWFKKLRRSLLFTFIISIVVNIGMWFERYVIIVTSIHRDYLPSSWSMHYPSHIDLGVYVGTIGLFFVFFLLFARFFPVLALNELKTILKSSGESYKNDTAPVHPYFAKNGHGSHGHDHGPDSGTGHADPNAEGTNDINNH